A region of the Mus pahari chromosome 15, PAHARI_EIJ_v1.1, whole genome shotgun sequence genome:
TTAATATAAATGCATAAGTCTGATGTGTCATTTCTATTTAGTTAGACTTCCTTTGATTCTTCAACAGGACATAAACCTTCCACTCACTTTATTAGATTTAATTTAAATACTCAACTTTTTATGGCTATTGTAAATAGTGtttttttataattctgtttTCTACAATTGATGcattttggtggtttgaatgagaatgttccccATAGTCTCAGCCATTTGAATATGTAGCCTCTACTTTGTGCTATTGGGTGGCTAGTGGGTATGGCCTTAGTGAAGGAAGTGCATCAGTTAGGTTTCAAAAGCTATATGACTGTTGgctttttctgcttcctgcttgcaatATAAGAGATGAGCTCTCAGCCTTCAGCCCCAGTCACTGTTTGTGACAGTCATTATGTGTGCCCTTTGCTTGCTGCCCTATGGATCCTAATTCTCTGGAACTATAAGTCcaaacaaattcttttttctatAAATGTAGCTGTCATGGTGTGTTATCACATAACAATAGAAGAGTGgctaatacaatatataaaaatatgaatggcTTTCATATATTTCCCCATAGCATATAAAGATGTTAAGCTGGtgttttagaaagaagaaaaagattcttAAGCTGTTTCTGTGGTCTCACTGACTGGTAAAATCTGGTTTGAAGCATTCTAAAGGGGGTTGGAGAATAAGCCCTCACTTattctctcttcacacacacttCTCAGAACATCCGTGAACAGAGTCCACATACAAAAAGATGCTCAAGCAACTTGGagcaagggaagaagaagaaactgaagcttCACTGAAAACTGTATTTTACCTCATATTGACAACTCCTGTATTTGATATGTACATGTGTAAGGAAGGCAGTGGGGGAAGGAGCCCTGCCTCCTGGTATGAATCCATATGGAAGGTAATTTGATGATAGATTATAGGATAATTAAAAACCCAGCAATTCCATTCCCAGTAATTTATCCTACAGacattcttagaaaagaaaaaaaatagcatatgTGTGAGATCATTAATTATCGTATGTTTATATTAGAATGTGTGAGATCATTAATTATCGTATGTTTATATTAGAAGAAGGAAACAGCTCCAGTGTACACAGAGATGAACTGCATCTGTTAGGTTAGCTCTGAACAATATTGTATTAAGCAGACTTAAAAGTAAATTTGGGCAAGATATTTGCATTTTTGGCAGCtgatatttaagaaaatgtaatgaTAAAGCACAACCAGCAATACCCTTCTAACTAGTCTTGAATATCTCAATTAAAATTAACTTGATGTATTGTCCCATTGAAGCCTGGAGATAAATGAGCTTGAAACTAGGTCTTTCAGGTCACACCAATATTTTCAGTAATAATGAAAggatattgtcttagggtttccgttgttatgaagagataccatgaccaagtcaactttaacaaaggcaaacatttagttgGAGCTTGTTTgattcagaggtttaatccagtATCTTCATAGCTGGAAGCGTgagcatgcatgcagacatggtactggagaggagtggagagttctacatcttgaactgaaggcagctaggagaagactgtcttgcaggcagctaggaggagggtctaacagcccacctccacagtgatacacttcctctcacaatgctactccctggccccaataagcttgttcaaacacatgagtctacagATGCCATACCTAAGCATAGCTTTAGTGCAAAATACATTTATCCAACTTCtaaagtctccatagtctatcACTGTCTCAACCGTGTtttaaagtccaaagttcaaagtgtcTTCTGAGATTTATGCAATCTActtgtaatcccctataaaatcaaaataaaaaatagatcaCATATTTCCAACAGCAAAGGATATACTTTTCTATTCAAAATGTCATAGTGAGAAAATATTGGAACAAAACCAGACCAAAACTCAGGTGGGCTAATTCCAAACTCAGCATCtttatgtctgatgtcaaagtgctcttcagatcaccaaattctttcatctttgttgactgcaacaaacttctttctcttgggcagGTTctattccctgttagcagctttccttggcaggtatccagGTCTGGCacctctaacatcttggggtctcaaggcaacttcaacttcacagcttcttgttccaatgtctgggatccacacatgatcttctgggctccttcaaagGACTGGCGTCACTTCTCCATCCCTTTCCTCTGCAGCACTCTATGCTCTAGTTGACTCTgccccactgctgctgcttctcttgtgctcatcctatggtactggcatTTCTAATATGCTGGAATCTTCTGCTGAAATTAGGCTTCACCAATAATCTTTCACAGTCTCCCTTAATGGTACTAAgactcaacttctttgcatgaccccttcagtcttgggctgtcaactgcaactgaggcttcaccttcaccaatCACTTTcctggtctctcacagtgccaaacctcagctgctctcaggactccttcatgccttcaaaaaccAGTACCACCTTGGTAATTCTTACACGTTACCAAGTCCAGCTGTAGCTGAGGTACAACTTTGATTATCTATAGAACTCAACTTCTTTGTACTCTTAGAAaactcccagaagatttcacctcagtaattctggtctcttcttaaccaccAATAATTACTTAACTTCAGCTAACCAGCATGAATTACCCCAGAAATCCTTTGATTCTTGACCCTTaagccagagtcacatggctGAAACTGCTGAGTTCTACTGCTTGCTAAGACTAGAACATGgaccccttgttctattacattctTTACTTCTTAAGCTTCATtgccctggaacttgttctgttaACTGATCTTGagcacagagatctgcatgcctctatctcctgagttctggaattaaagacctAAGCTTTTATCTactttgaacttgctctgtatcagactagccttgagctcaaagattgtctcctgggattaaaggtgtgtaccactgtgcctggacctaaacttttcATAGCCAggctctgggacagccaggactgcagagagagagagagagagagagagagagagagagagagacccttagCACCATTGTTTTTCAGGATGGTCCATTAatccccacttaaagcattccactgcttcccAAATCTAAAATCTCCAAATCCACATTTTTCCAAACTAAAGCACGGGCAgtcctatcacagcaatatccaATCCTAGTACCAAATTCCGCTTTACTTggcatttccattgctgtgaagagatcatgaccaaggcaactcttatggcaaacatttaattgggctgtcTTATGGATTCAAAGGTTTAATCTAGTAAAATAATAGAAGGAAGCATGGCCCAGTTGAAAAAAGAcagcgttttcaacaaatggtgctggcacaactggtggtaatcatgtagaagaatgtgagttgatccttatctccttgtacaaatctcaagtctaagtggatcaaggaactccacataaaaccaaagactctgaaacttatagaggagaaagtgggggaaagccttgaagatatgggcacaggggaaaaattcctgaacaaaacaccaatggcttgtgctgtaagatcgagaatcaacaaatgggacctcataaaattgcaaagcttctgtaaggcaaaagacactgtcaataagacaaaaaggccaccaacaagttgggaaaggattttcaccaatcctaaatcggATAGGGGACTAAttcccaatatatacaaagaattcaagaagatgtactccaaaaaaatcaaataaccccattaaaaaatggggcacagagctaaacaaaaaattctcaactgaggaatactgaatggctaagaagcacctgaaaaaatgttcaacatccttaatggtcagggaaatgcagatcaaaacagccctgagattccacctcactccagtcagaatggctaagatcaaaaattcaggtgacagcagatgctggtgaggatgtggagaaagaggaggacttctctattgttggtgggattgcaagcttgtacaaccactctggaagtcagtctggcggttcctcagaaaattggacatattactactgaaaggtccagcaatacctctcctgggcatatacccagaagatcttccaactggtaataagaacaaatgctccactatgttcatagcagccttatttataatagccagaagctggaaagaacccagatgtccatcaacagaggaatggatacagaaaatgtggtacatttacacaatggagtactattcagaaattaaaaacagtgagtttatgaaattcttaggcaaatgaatggatctggagggtatcatcctgagtgaggtaacccaatcaatcacaaaagaactcacttgatatgcactcactgctaagtggatattagcccagaaacttagaataaccaagatacaatttgcaaaacacatgaaactcaagaagaaggaagaccaaagtgtggatacttcgtccttAGAACCTccttagaacggggaacaaaatacccatggaaggagttacagagacaaagtttggagctgagatgaaaggatggaccatccagagactgccctacccggggatccatcccataatcagccaccaaacccagacactattgcatataccagcaagattttgctgacaggaccctgatatagctgtctcttgtaaggctatgccagtgcctgacaaatacagaagtggatgctcacagtcatctattggatgaaacacagggcccccaatggaggagctaaagaaagtacccaaggagccgaaggggtctgcaaccctataggaggaacagcaatatgagctcgtgtctctagctgcatatgtagcagaagatggcctagtcggccatcattgggaagagaggccccttggtcttgcaaacttcagaagccccagtacaggggaacgccagggccaagaaatgggagtgggtgggtaggggagcaggggagggggagggtataggggactttccggatagcatttgaaatgtatatgaagaaaatatctaataaaaaaattgaaaaaaaaaatttaaaaaaagaaggaagcatggcagcatgctagcagacatggtgctggagaagaagctgagagttctacatcttgatctgaaggtagCTAGAAGACTGTCTTCTACACGGCTAGCAAGAGTCTCAAAGACCactcccacaatgacacacttcctccaacaaggtcacacatgcCCCAACACAGCCACTGCCTGgaccaagaatattcaaactaccacagatgCTAACCGTGTCACAAGTATCTTATTAGGCCTGGGAGCTTTGTGCACTTCTGTAAATTGTATTCCTGTCTTCTTGGATGCTATTAATTTCTACTTGAATTCTCCTGatcttctaaaattatttcatttatagcAGTTTGCTTAAAGCAAATACATGTTATGATGTTAAAGTCTTCATGTTAATTTAAGtgctatcttttaaaataagacataTGTGTATAGACAGatgatatgtagatagatagatagatagatagatagatagatagatagatagatagatagatagatagatagatagatatagatagataattggTAAAGCATGAAAGTATAGGAACCTGTAATTAGAATTTGGGCTTCATGCCCACTTTGCTATGGGGGTTGGAATTGGAATGGTATGAATGGCCATTTTAGAGAGGTGATCTCACTTGCATGGGAGGCCCTGGATAAGCTGTCTAATGGATCAGACATCCAACAAGACTGTTCAGAACTTTGGGGTTCTAGAACCTCCAGTCAGCTGGAAACAAAGGACTTAAGAATTCTTCCTTTGCTAAGGCTCTAGGGAGAAGTCCTGGAGTTAGTGAAGGATCACATGTGCCTTGTGAGAATCAGGAATGGCTTCAGGGTATTCAGGAAGGTCCTGGGAACCACCACTCACTGACTGAGTAAGTAGAACAAGGTTCCTTCAATTGATCACCTAGAAAAATGGACTATGGACAGTACTGGGAATCTGtcttctctgtaagagcagagccTCAGCTGTTTGACCGGCCCAGCAAGGGCAAGCCTTCAGCATTGCTGAACAGTATACTTGGGGTTACCATTGCTGTGGCTCCTGTCTTGAACTGTCTCCCACCAGACTCTGATACAATGGATGAAGCCTGACTCGATTTGTAGGCTCTGCATCTGACACATCATTTATCTACCTTTCTCTACCTTGTATAAagccacaaacaaacacattttctatGAAGAGACAGATAGTATTGTAGATATGGTGGTCTCCACACTCTGGCATGGTTCCTTGGGCCTAACACCACACTGTGGAAACATTAAAGCACAGTATATCACTATATGAGCAGACCAAAGTTCCAATAAAACCTTACTTGGAAAACTACATCTAGTTTGCAAGCCTTGTCCTTCACCAGCACCTAGTTGCTCCGTTGCTTAGAAACTGAAAGCCCCTCTGTGGTTCTCTACCAGTCTATGCTTGCACACAGAGCCAGGTTTTTAACCTTACCTCTCTCTATGGAAATAATGAGCAGCTTAGAAAAATTCTGTGCAGGTGCAGAAAACAACAATAGACAAAAACTCTACACATCTTGAGTCAGTGTCCCAAGTAGGCATCAAAAATCTCACACCAGCCTCATTCCTTCAAAGCAGTGCTGCTTGAAGAAGGTATTATTTGTATGGAGATCTTGTTGTAAGCCAGTCACCAGCAAGAAGGGCATCTCTTGCTTCTCCACCCGCTTTAAATAATTTGTCACCAGCTTCCTTTGTTGTGCCTGTCCCTCAGCTCCCAACATTTTCCACTCATGTGATACACTGTCCTCTCTCCACTGTAATTCATCAGGCCAAACATACAGGTACCTTGACTGGAGGAATAGTGTGGAGACCCCTcacaaaccaagcaagcaagcaagcaaacaaaacccatctATTTGTAGAGTCAGATGAGATGGTTGATATTTGTTGAAGCAACACCTTTCCATCTGGAAAAGCATCAAACTAGGAGAATGACAGAGAATAGACCTTTCACCAAACCAGACTATGTCTCCATAGACCCTCCTATGTCTCATCTCTCGCTGCCATAAGATAATTCTGAGTGCATATGTAGGGAACTCttcactccatgtgtactttctttcttttctatatataGAGTTAAGGTGAAAATCTGGAAGCGGCATGATTTCCTCTTGGATGTCAATGAGGGAAGGCTTATTTCTGTTTGATTCTAAAGACATAGCAGCAAGAGTCTCCAGTCTTATTCCTGCCCTGTGTACTGTGTCTACATGGCTGTCTCCGATTTCCATGATGGAGGTTCAGGATGGTTGAAAATGGACAGGAAGTACCCAGGACAGGGAACCCTCAATTAGTCCTAAGTTAGGGGTGCCCACAACCAGAATTACTATATTCTGAAATTCTTACTGATGACCGGTGCTCTCTGGGGGAAGGGGGGTGTGAATCAAtgtctgactgctcttctgatcTTTGGCAGGCTCTGCTTCTAACAGGTCTTCGTGATGAAGGCTGTTGGTATCTTCGCCCTAATTATCAGCTTCAGCATTGTCGCAGACTCCAAAGTCTACACTCGATGTAAACTGGCAAAAATCTTTGCAAAGGCCGGCCTGGACAATTacgagggatttgcccttggaaaCTGTGAGATTCCTCCCAAGCCTCACCCCACTTTTGAGTGTTGGTGTCTGCTATGAGGTGCTATATGGCCCCTCTGTGTTTCTACCTGGCGTTCTCCAGCTTGGCCAACTCTACTCCTATCAGAGATGGCTGCTAAGTGCTAGCTCTTCACATGTTCTCCCAAACTGCACTTTCTTACCCTTCTTCTTCCCATAGCCCTTGGTTCGCCATTGCTGTACATTGCTCCTGTACTCATGGCCACAGGGAGGGAAAAGAACAGCGATGTCACCCATCCCAGTGTGTGGAGTGGGCTAGGCTTCCTCCTCCAGATGAGATTTGGCTATTGGCTACTGTGCAGGTTCTGGTGTGACACCCTGATCCTGTACCCATCTCTGTATCCTGATGGTCTTTCTCATTTGTGCACCCTACCCAAAGGTCTGCTGGGAGCATGTATAAAGAACTTCACCTCATAGAGCAAGCTGAGACAaagttctttcctccctccccatttagGGCTCTGCATGGCCTACTATGAGAGCCACTACAACACTACAGCCGAGAATGTCCTGGAGGATGGAAGCACTGACTATGGCATTTTCCAGATAAACAGTTTCACATGGTGCAGAAATGCAAGAAAGCATCAGAAGAATCATTGCCATGTTGCCTGCTCAGGTACTGTTTCTGATTGCCCAGACCCATCTGCTTCAGGGGCAAAGATAAGAATGTAGATTGAAGGACATATAGCTTCATCTGCTTTAAAACTCAGAGGTCATATTCACAAGTAAGTCTGCTCCAGGGCCTGCTCTGTAGCTTCTCTGTAGCTACTCCTgtggtgtatatacataaatatctcATTCCTGCGAGGGTGGTTTTTAGTAAGCTCTCCATGAAGACAAGATTGAACAAATGACCTAGGTCTTTTCATGGATTGAAACATTCCAGTTTTCAGCAGGAATGGAAAGCATTCCTTGCTAAGGGCATGCCAGAGCTGATCTTTATGCACAGGACTGTCTCCTCAAGCGGATTAAGACAAAAGGCTCGATTTCCACTTCTTAAAGAGTAGAAATTAATCTAGGATTCACTTCCTGCTCCTCTGCTTCTATTATTAAGGGGCATATGTGTGGCCAGTATGGAGATCAAAAAGCAATAAAACACAGAGGCATGTTCTGCTTCACCAAGCCTTACCCAGTGAATAAAAGAGTGTGTACTCATACAAAAGCTAAGTCCGTGGCTGGGCAGGATGGGGATTGATTGATGGACTCCAAAGAAAActgatattttaagaaatttcaaGGCTGGACATAGAGGGACATAGGGCCCAGGTATGCTGCTTCTCCTTCCAGATCCATACAAAACAAATTTGTGCTGTCTTACCGTTGAGGACTATTGACAGCATGCAGAAGATTACTTTTTAGCTTTTTATCTTCTGTGCTCAAACCGCCTGtatctttctcttcctgcagGTTAAGACTTTTCAATCCTCCTAGGTCTAGGTCAGTCTCATTCTCTAACAGCTTCATAGGACTTCCTGTTAAGTGAGATAATTAGATCTATGCGTCTTCTCTACCCAGAGCTGATTAATGGTATGCCTGAAGGTTTCTTCTCTGCTTTGGCTATTTTCAGTTATCAATTGGACTGGTTTGAGAGGCAGCTAGAGCACTAATGATGTATACCTCTGAGCATGTTTATGAAGGTCTTCACTGAGTTTAACTGAGGAAGAAAGATGTGCCCTAATTGTAGGCAGCACCCTCCCATGATTGGAATAGAGGGTGAAAGGAGCTGGATAtagtggtgcttgcctttaatcccagcactcaggaggcagaggcagatggttcTCTGTGGGTTCAAAGACAGTCtagtttatatagtgagttccaggacaggtagagctacatagtgagacactgtcttggagagaagagaggagagaggagagaggagagaggaggaggaggaggaggaggaggaggaggagagagagagagagagagagagagagagagagagagagagagagagagagagagagagagagagaagaaaggat
Encoded here:
- the LOC110333516 gene encoding lysozyme-like protein 1; amino-acid sequence: MKAVGIFALIISFSIVADSKVYTRCKLAKIFAKAGLDNYEGFALGNWLCMAYYESHYNTTAENVLEDGSTDYGIFQINSFTWCRNARKHQKNHCHVACSALITDDLTDAILCAKKIVKETQGMNYWQGWKKNCENKDMSEWKRGCEVS